The nucleotide window GATGGATCTAAAGGATTTACTAAGATAGGAAATAAAAATGTCCTAAGACCTAAAGATATAGATAAGATAATAAAAACATATGAAGATCGCCAAGAAATAGATAAGTACTCTCATAATGCCCCATTAGAAGAAATAGAAGAAAATGACTACAACCTAAATATCCCAAGATATGTAGACACATTCGAACCAGAACCAAGAGTAGACATAGGAGAAGTAAAAGAAAGACTAACAGAAATAGACAAAGAAATGGAAGAAATAGATAGAGAGATAAACAACTACCTAGAAGAACTAGGACTATAAGGGGTGAAAGTAGTGACAGAAAAACTAATACCAGAACTAAGATTTCCAGGGTTTTCTGGAGAATGGGAAGAGAAAAAGCTGGGGGACGTGTCTTATGATTATTCATATGGTATGAATAGTGCAGCTGATAAATTTGATGGTATAAATAAATATATAAGAATCACTGATATAGATGAAAAAACAAATAATTATAATCAAAGCGACCTAGTATCACCAAAGAATAAAATAGAAGATAAATATTTATTGGATGTTGGTGATCTCTTATTTGCAAGGACTGGTGCAAGTGTAGGAAAATCCTATTACTATAAAAATGAGGATGGTAAAGTTTATTATGCAGGTTTTTTAATTAGGTTTAGGATTAAAAAAGAATTTGATTATAGATTTATTTTTTATAATACTTTAACAAGTAGTTATAGTAACTGGGTCAAGATTATGTCTGTAAGATCAGGTCAACCTGGAATCAATGCTAAAGAATATTCTA belongs to Tissierellales bacterium and includes:
- a CDS encoding N-6 DNA methylase; amino-acid sequence: GRLAPKSRADYVFVQHMIHNLSDNGTMAVVLPHGVLFRGGAEGVIREHLIKDKNYLDAVIGLPENLFYGTGIPTVILVYKKCRQIDDSVLFIDGSKGFTKIGNKNVLRPKDIDKIIKTYEDRQEIDKYSHNAPLEEIEENDYNLNIPRYVDTFEPEPRVDIGEVKERLTEIDKEMEEIDREINNYLEELGL